In Setaria viridis chromosome 5, Setaria_viridis_v4.0, whole genome shotgun sequence, the genomic stretch ACTTCTGCAGGCGAAGGAAAAGGAATAGAAAAAACTAGGGGTATGACGCTTGAGATGTGTCCTTTTATAAGTCTAAAAAATTGAATAGATCAATATGTTCAGTGAGTGTTTTATATCTAAACAGAATTTAAAGTTAGCCGCTTGTAGTAGGGGTGCAAAATGGTGACCCTAGGGGCACCATCAACcctctttaatttaattaattaaagTAATTTTCCAAAACACGTGACATTTTGGAAAACTAGTCAAATTAATTGAACTAAAGAGGGTTGGTGAAGACCCTTAGGGGCACCAATTCACATCCCTATCCTTTAGTAAGAAACTGAAGATGGAAAGTTCACATTATGTTTGTACTAACAGGTATATCAGGATGTGGAACTGCTATAAAACTGTAATAGACTTACCCACTGGAATATTTACTGAGTGTCTCAATCATGGTGAATAGATGCATATcattaaaaaaagataaatagaCTTCTAATGGCGCATAATATCATATAATAGACAAAAAAATCTGATAATGTTTTCTTCCCTCAATGCATCTTGGCATCTTACAGTTTGTTCACTGAGTTTTGTGTGTCTGTTATGGTAGCAAATAATACAGCAAGATGAGAGCAGATAATAGGGGGAGCAGTAAACCGATGCACAATTTAGGAACAATGCATCATAAAAATATCAAAGTTGGAATTTAAATTACAGAGcgataaaagaaaaggacaaaTTCTGCTACTAACTTTTGTGAGGATTATTCTATCCGTTAGTTCTCAAATTTGAAAGGCATGCACACTTGCACAGGTGTCAATTGAAAGGGGCTATCAGGAAGACTAGTTGATAAGTAAGTACAATTCTACAACTACGACTAAGGAGTACAGATACCAATAAAACAATTGAACATTGTGCAGTGAAACCTAGAAACTATGAACTACAACATCGCCAATAAGTTGATATTGGTGGGATTCTCATGATAACAGAAACCAGTATTCAAGAAAAGATAGCAAAACCATGGAGAGATCAAACAGTTTGCAGCATAAAAGGACTAAAGGAGTATTACTCTGGTCAAACGGCCTGTTGCAAAAGTTGTCCCCTCATTGATTAATTCAACCAAATCCTTAAATATGTTATTATCTTTCATCTGGTGCAAATTTTTAAAGCACTCTTCAGCTTTAGCGGTATCTGAAAACGATGTTGCCATCTTTCTGAATGATACACTGATTTTCTTCTGTATTTCATCTGAAGGTTCCTCCTACAGCACATGAAATCTTCATTTTGAGAAAAAAGATCAATTGTCATTGCCAATTTGTTAATAATCTACAAACCTTCTTTGCTCGGAGTGATAAATACGCTTGCATCTCCAATTGCAACCTAAAGTAAACTTCTTTAGCATAAAATGTGTTGCGTACAGTTTATTGCACTAATATATGATGTGTTGTGAATACGGGATATCTACCTTCTCTTCTGAGAAAAGATGATGTTCAAAGCCTTAATATGCTCCGGTTTGAAATAAGAAAAGAACTCAATCCAATGTGTTGCTCTTTCTTTTGGAGAAAGTGATGATGGAAAGAGTTCTTCAGAAAATATGAGTTCCATATTCTGTGGCCTGCCATAATAAAGAAGCCAGAATTCAGAACTGTGGACAAGCTCCTATGTACAAAGGGAGAAAAAAGAACAAACCTGAAGGACTCAACATCATTATCAAAACAAAGAACTATAAGTTTAGCTGGGATTTGTTCATAATGAGTGTTGACCGTAGCAGTTCCATTTGAGCATTTGTCACAGTAATCCCGATACAGCTCCAGCAACTTATGCATTACATTTTTTCTAACAGATGCCTGCAAAGTATGTTTTGGGTGAAGTACTGTAGAGAAGTAGCTGCATTGAGAAATACAAACAGTTCATACTCACCTTTTTGTCACGCAGCCTCTCAGCTGCATGCAATATCACTTCATGAGGAAACGAGCTAAGATTTGATTTGGCTAAATCACAGACTGTGTTAACAGCTCGGATCCTCACTTTTTCATCAAAGTCTAATAACCTTCCTTGAAGTGACACTGCAAAAGAAATGAACATCAACATGAAAGGGGTGATAACACATCAATCTAGATAGAAGAATAACCAATATAAGCAGCCATACAAAGTATTTCTCGCGCTTCATTCCCAGATGATTTATCCATGTAGCAGGCTTTTGCTGCATCAATTGCAGCAATTCTAACTTCTGCAGATTTATCAGAGAATCTCCTCAGGAATTCTGTAAAAACTAACTTGTTTTCTTGACCAAAATGAAGATTAGAGAAGGCAAGAAGCCTCCCAATCAGGTGAACTGCCTCCAGCCGTATATCAACCTGCTCACTCTACAGAAATTGATGGTATAAATTCAGGAAGAATGTTATGCAGGTACAATGGTGTAACAAAGTAAAAAGAATCAACATACGAGAAGTTCATGTGTCAAGTTTGGAATGACAGCAAAAAGGATCTGGGGTGCACACTGGAATATTTCCAGAATAACTTTATGATGTAATTTCCTGAGGTCATTAACTGGCATATCCTTGTTAAAAATGCATGAGGACAAAAAACTGCAAATGATAGGCTCCATTTTCTTAGCACAATCACGAATGATGTCAAAAGCAAGTTTGTGAGATGCTCCCTGCACaagcaaaaaagaagaagctaaACATTAGCTGAAGCTGAGCATATACTTTGACCCAAGAATGAGTAACACAGGTGCCCACATGCATGAGTATTTGTCCAGACCGCTGATAACTACAAGCTTTGGAGAAACATCCCTTCAACAAGGAAAACAAACTAGAAAGCAAATAACACACCTTGTCATCTTTTACTAAATTGCGTAAAATCACATCCAAAAGAGGTTGAGTAACTTTTTCATTCAATATTTGCGTCATAATTGATAGCATGGCTTGGCGCACACTCTGCTGAAGACCTTGCCTGTAAAAATGTTCGCAGAAAAGATGTTACTAAAGCCATCATATTAAGTTTTAAGAGTCAAACAATTATCTGGCAGACAAATATGAAACTGAGAAATTCAAATCACAGAAAGAATCAGGAATGTAGTAtaccaaaaaaaaatcctaacaataatgcaatattttcttttaaaaatacaTTTTTATTGGAACATGTGATTCCATATTTCCATTAAACAAATGACTTAGCGATACTGCTAACCACGTGATCCTCCGTGCCTTTGGaggcaaaagaagaaaacatggCATAATTATATAGTTGTAATGTATGTGTTCTGTTGATTAATATTGAATCTAATGCAATTTGTGAGTTGCCAAAAATAGGTCAAAGTGTGGTCAAGCAATGATATCAGCATGGGACATCATACTAGAGTATACAAGTGAGATTGCAGGTATACATTTGTTCAGAGATATTTATTTCTTCAAAAACATTAATAAGAAAAAGTTTTtgaaaaaatcacaaattaacTAGCTCCAAAACTGCACCTCTAATTGGAACAGGATTCTCTCATGAAAATTTGACCAATTCTATTGAATATCATATCTTACAGGAATTAATCTGAGTTGTCTGGGATTGGAGTGCTTCAACTATGTTTTCAGCAATAGTGAGTTCACATGGTAATTAATAACCATCAAGAAGAATAAAATAGTCATCAAAACCCAAGCATGCAATTACCAAAAATACAAGCATGGTAACAGAATTGAAGGAATGACATTTCAATCATAATCTTAAGTGGAAAAGAAACACTAtaaatgaagaaaaatgagTATTCTAGTTTGAAGAAGAAAATGCACAAATGCTTAGCATGCACACTGGCACAGTTCTATGGTGGCCAAGGCACATTTGTTGAACCCACTCcatcaaataagtaaatcacATTTGTCCCATTATACAGTTTTTCTTTAAATAGGCACACAATGATGCACTTTTGGGATACAGTATTGGAAGTCTTGATGACCTGAGAGCTCCTAGATTTAGATTTCTCCATAAAAAGCTAAGTGGACAGAAAATAAGCTGATAAATGtattagaaaagaaaatgtttaAACCACATCTCACAATTACTACTAAAATATGCTCAACAAAGAACAACTGCATTTGCAAAGCAACATTATGGACAAATGCACCAAATCCAAATAATGGTTTGATAAAAATATAAGAGAATAGCAATCAGCAATAGATTTACTTGTACCTCACTGATGAGAAGAAAATTTTGACAATATCAAGAATCAAGTCCTCACAGCCAATATTAAGCATAATCATAGAACATCGAAGCGCAGCAACATTTTCCAAAATCTTCATCCTTCTAGTAAGATATGGACTGCTAGTTTCAGCAAGGTCTGCAAATATGCTGATAAATAGCCTAAATATTTCCTGTGGAAAAACAGTTAAACAAGTGCTATTGAGTGCAGTCCTTGATCAAATTGTTATTTTTCACTACTTATTCTCAAAAGTAATGAAGTTTAGATGTTTTGTTGAAAAAAATGTAACTATTAGGTAGTATTTCACATCACAAAATACAGTAGCACAAAAGTGGCATGACTGTTAAGTACCGTAAGTATTTCATCGCTAAAAGGTGGATCAGGTGCGAGGACCCGCATAACCTCAATAAAGCAAACCGCAACAAGAAGTTTGACATCCTTGTCCTTATGGTTGAGTAAAGTGGTCTGGACTAGAGATTTACTCAAAGCCTGAAGAGCATCCTGCAGAGAGGATGATTGACTAAGCTCTGATAATGCATTTTCAGCTTGCTGcagataaggaaaaaaaagtgtGTTAGATAAGTAAATAATATTACTCCACTATTATTTGACCTTTTACATCATTATGGTTATCCAACTTGACTATGAATTAATAATGTATAACTTCATGGCTAGTTCCAGAAAAACTTCTATGCTAAGCTGAACTGTTAAAACAACTGGATGATCAAACAACAGTTGCACAAGTTAAAAGCTAATAAATCATTGAAACGTTAACGACTCGCTGTCAATTTACAGAAATGAGTAGGACCATGCCTCATATGTCCTTTCATTCTGCATCTAAATCTTCATGCGAAAATAATGCGTAGAAGCTTCCTTCAGCTATAGCAGTTCAGAAAGAAAGCAAAGATGGAATGGCAAGCAGTGCCAAAGCACTTTAACTGAATTTCTGAATGCTTTTCTGCTGCTTCAAGTTGGCAGGAAGGTCTTTAATAGGAAATTGCTGAATTTATTCCCCACCTTTGAAAATAACCCTAAAACAAAACTAATTTCAAATGAAGGGGGAACATTTATGATTAACAATAATCACCACAAATCTTCATCATCAACCATAAAATATTCCCAATTCAGAAACCAACTCTTGAATATCTCTACTCGCTCAAACATAAGCACCATAGTTACCAAACATGATATCCTCTACTGGTATACACTAATACACGCAACTTCTTCAGTGCTACTGCACTATCGCTCCAGCTTCAGATAAAAATCAATACGTATTGCAACTTGGTATTCAAATTCACTGAAACTTGTCAGTAGACTCACTAGACTGCATCCACTTCCCTGAACCCTAACTTCTAATTTGAGTAGCAAATACCACCAAACTTAGCAACGCTCCAGTGCACCACTGCAAGGTCTCCTATCAATTCGAAACAAACAGAGGCGGCGCGGCGTTTCACGGGAAATGGAATCGCGCTGGGTTAGATCGAGGAGCAAATGAGCCAGGAGGAGAAGCGGGTAGAACGGAGCAGTGGTCACCTTGAGGAGCTTGACGAGGGCGTCCTTGCCTAGGCGCGGATGTGCGAGGCGCTTCCCGACCTCCCTCACGACCTGCTCCGGCGAGTCACGCAttgcgggccgcggcggcgacggcggcctggAACTCGGAATCCGAAACCCTAGAATGCTAGGCGGTGGGAGAGCGGGCGGGGACGGAGggtgaggcggaggcggaggcggaggccatgAATTGGAGGAGAAAGCAGTGTGTCAGAGCGCGGAGTCGGCTAGTTGGGGACGGCGAGTTCGGCCAGTGGTAAAGGTGCCCCTGCGGAGCATGATACGCACTATACAAAAACCGAAATCCCACTTCAAATGTTTAACTTTCAAAAATTACCTTCAAATGTTGGCTTTCAAACGTGTCGCATCTCACATGTGAAATCGTTATTAAATCAGTTCAACCGTAGTTTCATTTcgtttacttcttttttttccctgataCTTTGTGAAATGTTCATATCATCGCTTGGTCACGCTTTTTCAAATTATAGTTAGCGATTTATAAAAAAGCTGCTAAAAAATTATACCCGATTATAGTCTAGTTTATATAAAAAACCTGTTTGGTAGTTTAGAACGTGACTTTTATATAAAACATGACctatttatataaaaaaaacctAAAACGTGAATTTTTCCAGCTATATTGAAGTTTAGAACTTGTTTGGAAGCATTCCAAACCACATCCATGTTGCTTCAACTCTCGCGCTGCTCTTACTCCTGTATGCTCTAACActccaaataattttttttatggtgGTTCCACCTCTACATGATGACAAGCATCAAATCGATCTCCTCCTCTCACAAATCCACCTCGCGCGAGCAGCAAATTGAGCTAGCTAGCGAAAGGGTGCCGCAAACACGGGGCCTAAAGTCCTGACTCCCGCAACGATGCCCACTTCGTCGAGTAATTGTGTCGCGACCGGCCACTTACAAGAGCACATCACTATGTATTTGGTTTTGAAAATAAGTGGAATAAGTTATGTTCATCCCACTTTTTTAGATTATATTCAACCCATCTCGTGTTCAGTTAGAAGGACGAGtccatttcaattttttgtttggttagaGGGGTTAAGAGGGATAGGATGAATGTTATTTTAACGGTGTCAGCAACAGCTACCAGCGGGCCTCACATGTCATCTTGCGGGGCTCACCTATTATTCACCTTTTTATTTCACTTTTTTCCCCTCAGTGCCTTATCTATTTGCTTGAGCTCCAccgagccgccaccgccgccccctacCTCtgccttgccaccgcccgccctTTGCCTCCACCTTCGCCCAGCCCTCACCACCGGCCACTGCCAGCCCTGCCTGCTGCCTTCACCTGGTCGGGAAACGCCGCCGGCCTCCATTGCGCCGGCAGGCCTCCCTGCACTGGTGGCCTCCACAGGCCCTGCGCCGGGAGCCTCCGTGCCTCCTGTGGACGGACTGGAGACGGAGATGGACGGGAGGGAAGTGGGTCGAGTGCATCCGCTCGTTTTGAGCCGACGCAATGAACCTGCATCTCCACGGTATATTCCCTCCTGGTCCATTCCAACCCACATGAATTTTCATCCAAACACGGGTTCATCTAAGTCCGACCTATCCCAACCCACGTCgaccctcaaaccaaacacacccttaaaaAGGGATGGCGTGGCTTTCCTCTTAGAGTCAAGCGTAGTGAAGAGGGATGATATAGCTAGCCCCGTAGAGATAGCATGACATCAAATCAGAAGTCACCTTTTCAACGACCTTCCGTAGAATTTAATATAGAGTACAACAACTAGTGATACACTAAAAGAATTCAACAAATCAATGAGGCTTTTGCATGGCTCCCTTTCACTTTTACTGACTCGTGCATCTCTTGTGTTATTTTAGTCCTCACAAGTGAAAAAACATATTCTTCGAGCACATACAAGAATTTTTAGCTTTGGTTTGATTTTCGCAGTGGTGGACGATAGTAACAAGTACGCATTAGTCTTAATGTCTGATACACCGATATAAATCGAAATTTTGCAAGCCGCTGATGATGAAGACTGAAGAAGGGCGGTTTGCATTCAGAAGGTCCACAGGACCACTTGACTTGACCGAATAATTGGTTTCCCGCCCACGGGCGGGCAGCGGCAAAGGCTCACGCAAAGCATATGCCTTAGATTTAACTGGGCCTGTTCTGGGCCATTTCTTCTCTCGCTGCGTCTTATAGAATCAAACTAGCCCAACAGTAGCACTGAGcgtcgcgccgtcgccgcctgccgAACCTACGAATCCGGCAACCGAACCTACATCACGAGCCCCGCCGGGAAATCAATCACGAGCCCTCTGCCCCGCTGAATCTTCCGTCTTCACTTTTCAATGAGCTGCCGCCAAGGCGCCAAACACATCCACGTACAAGCTCCGAAGTTCTGATTTCTGAACGACTGAACCCATCTTCACCCCGCCGCGCGCAATAAATCAGACGAGACCCCGACGCGAAACCACTCGCAGTCTCTCTCGGTTGAAGACCGGAAGAAAGGGAGGAGACCCATGGCGACCGTTCGCGCTCTGCCCCTCGCCCTCCTGCTCGCGCTCTGCTTCGGCGCCTGCGCCTGCGAGGCCGCCGCGAGGATGCCCAAGAGCAGGTACATTTCGTACGCCCgcgtcatcactcatcagtggCGCCATGGCGGGAACGGCGCCGGCCACGGCCGGACCCCTCCGGGTTGTTCGGCCTTCACGGGGAAGTAAGCGCGAAAGATCCCTCAGAAGCTAAACCGTTGCGTTCTCGCTATCCTGCACACTCACTCACAGAGTTGGCGAATTGTATCCTGCAGGTGTCCCAACAGTTGCCGGGCTCCAACGGAGGCCGGCGccacgacggcggccgcgggaTCGAAGGGTGTTTACATGATGAACCATGCTGCTTTGCCGAGCGATGACAAGCATCGTCCGGCTCCGACGAAGGCTGGAGCCAAGACGGGAGCCGCCGGGTCCAAGGGTCGTTACATAAGCCCTGCTGCGATGTCCGCGGACAAGCCGTGCGACCGTCTTGGGTGTCCCTCTCGCCCGTAATAACTGGGGAGGCTAGTTCTCAAGCGGAAGATTAAACATAGGGGGTGTTTTGGATActatgggctaaagtttagtcctgtcacatcagatgctcggatgctaattaggaggattaaaatgaactaattataaaaataattgcagaattcttaggctaattcgcgagacgagtctattaagcctaattaatccatcattagcaaatggttactgtagcaccacattgtcaaatcatggactaattaggcttaatagattcgtctcatgaattagactccatttgtgtaattagttttataattagactatatttaatacttctaatagtatctaaacatccgatgtgacatggcTAAACTATAACCCCCTTAAACCAAAAACCCCATAGTACAGAAGTGCAAGCCGTAAAGAGCTTGGTAGGCGTGAGATGTAACGCCGTATTGTATTGGCTGAGCCTGTGAGCCATACGGGCATCCTTGAACAACTGCTATATTGTGTTCCTGAGTGTTCCGCAACAAAAAGAATTTCACTAGAAGTATAAGTATCTGACGATGTCATTTAAAATTCAGAAGATCTGATCAATAAGAGAAAGCTTTTCAAGGATAAAAGGGCATACATATACAAGTCCAGTTAATCCTCGAAAAGAACTCAGATATGATGTTTAGTAAGTTCTTTCAATCTCTAAGCACACCAACAAATGGCACTAAATCTTTACTGCACGCCTCAGCTGAAACTAAAAGCAAATGAATCACTACAGGCTTAGATAGGTTCCCTGAAACTGTATCCTGATATACCAGTGCTGTAAAATCAGAGTGTTTCCCCTTGCTCCCGTGCCACGGAAGTTGAAAGGATGGAAAGGCTGTGATTCAAGAATGTCAATGCAGATTCACAGTCTGAAATGATTTTGGTGACTGATGAAGGCTCATTGGACGCTGACAGTGACCCAGCAGCCATTGCAGTATATGAATCTCGCAGGCTCCTCAAATTTCCTAGGAACTGGAAAATCACAAATAAGCACCCAGGTCAAAGCATGTTTTGTAGGTTAGCAACAAGTAGCCAAGAAAGAACAGAGTGTAGTATCTAGTCAGAAAGAGCATGAAATGAAATGGCCTGAGAAGTGAAGATTCCTGCTAACTGTAGAGGCGCGGTACTCTCAAGACAGAGCATGAATTGTACATAAGGTCATGCAACCATATTCAAGACATTTCAGAGAGAAGATTATCAATTAAGAAGAGTGCTCAATGCTCAGTAACTGCACAGAAGCAGTAGTTTATGTTTCTCATTTTCCAGCAGAAATGCACCCTCTTTTATTTCTGTTGGTCAAACTATTTTTATCCCTTGGATTAGCAATATCACATTGTGCAGATCACTAGGTCAGCAATagtaataaaaaagaaataagcaACAAAATGGCCAACAAATGAACCAAATGTTCCAAAATTACCTTTAAAAGGGTGTTATATGCCTCCAACAGGCGATTAGCGGCTGGGCCAAAGCCATGCAGTTGTGGCACCTCCATCATATGGGTCCAAGGATGAATTTCCTACGATGATAATTCACCTTTATCAACTAACGATACAtcacataaaaataataatCGCTAAAAGAAAACATATGCTAAGAATATCTATCTGGAATATATACAAAAGTTATGGGAAAGTAGGACTGCTGCATAAGATATTCACCTTCGTATATATTGTATTGAAGGATTTAACCGTTTCCAAAAATGATTGCAAATGTTCCCTCAACTTCAACTCTGTCTCGGCATAGTCTTCATTGGGATTGTAATCATACTAATCACAAGTAACTACACTGTTAGCTTGGAATAGCATGCTAAGGACTAGTAAGAAATATACGagtacaacaacaaaaaaaattgcccAAGAAAGTTGGGGTAAGGTTACAAAAGAAACACACAAATTTCAGATCATAGTGTATCCCGAAGTTTATTTATTAACAAAGTTAAGCTAAATGGTTGTATGCTTTGAAGGATACATAAAATGTGGAAttatccaaaaatatgtaaTATGCAGGTTGAGATGTAGAGAGCATGAACAAGACAAGATTATAAGACATTGTCTGCCATCCTAGAACATCATAGTACGTCAAGGTTGACTGGCTCTGGCAGTGATAATTAACACACAAGCCCTGTGAGATTTAAAGCTTCAGAAGTGCTAAGAAAACTGTGCAGCTATTGCAGATAAATTTATCTCAGATTCCGCTCAACACAAACCAAAGTTTGTTGGGGCAAGTGGCACTGAACTGAAAACTTTTGTACCATTACCATCTTATATCTTGTTGTACCTTTGATGCTAACTCCTGAACCATCTGTTGCAAATTTGACATCTTTTTGGTATACTCAGAGAGCTTCAACTCTAGTTCTGCTATGTCTGGCCTGCAAAATAATTCAACTAAGATATAGAATACATGAGGTGGTTTTAACAATTTTGTTATGTGGGGGCCACAGGGTGGCAATAAAGATCCAGACTAGTGGAGCAATTCTGAGTATGTTTGGAATCTAAAGCACCTAAATGATACATGTGGCAAGAACATAAATTGGGAACACTTACAAAGGGTAAATTGATTGTATTTGAACATCTGCAGGGAAAAGCTTGCACTCCTCTGAAAAAATCTGGGCTTGCTTCTCAGCAATTGAATCTACGAGTTGCACATCCTTTGCCAATTGCTCATCAACACTACAATAGTGAAATTTGTTATGTACTTCATGTTAAGTGCCCTCACATGCAAATTAACACAATAAGTTTCTGTGTAAAAGATTCCATTTGGCATCAAATCACAATGTTAGAAAAAATACCAAAAACTGCCCATGATTTATGTATAGTATATCCTGTACAATTATCAATCATCATAGTAGGTACATTTCATTTGGATACAAATAGTTGTGTGTAAACTCAACCTCCATTCTGGATTGTCAGCATAGCAACTAGCTTCCACTAGATCGACAATGAGACGGAGCAGTTCCACGCGCTCCTCATAGCTGCCTCTACCCTGCAATGTCGACAATTATGAACCCACGAAAGATGACACAACATGCATCTCAGTTTGCAATAGTGACATACTAGACATATTTGCATAACAATAACAGCATAAATCCAGCAAATGTAACACATAACACTAATAGGGTCAGCCATTTCTCTCACCTGAATCGCTTCGGTGTCCACAGAAGGTGTGATGCCCAGGAAGTTAGCTATCTCCGCCAGGTCTGCACAACCCCAAGCCACCGTCAGCAGTCAGCACCACGCACGAACCCAGGAATGGAAAGCATTTTAGCCTATGAAGCCAAAAACTTACGTTGTATTCTGTTGTTCTCCTCGTCGCGGTCCAGGCTATCCCCCTGCCAGTTCTGCTGCGTGAACGGCGATCTGTCGCCTAGGAGCCTCCGGAACGCACATCAAATGAGCCAACCCTCAGTTCCGAAACGAAATTCAAAAATCGCAGACCAAATCTAGCAGAGAGATTTCGACCCCCGAATAGGAAAGGCGCACAGGAAATGCGGCGCGGGTGAGTGGGCGCCTACCGGAAGAAGAGCCACTCGAGGAGGCGGTAGCGCTCGACGCCGGCGAAGAGGAGAGATTGAGCGGGGGCGTTGGCCCGCGGGTAGGCGAGCAGGGACAGCTTCCGCTGGATCTCCTCCATCTGCTTGGACGCCATGGCTGCTTCTCTCCGCtc encodes the following:
- the LOC117857781 gene encoding AUGMIN subunit 7; translation: MASKQMEEIQRKLSLLAYPRANAPAQSLLFAGVERYRLLEWLFFRLLGDRSPFTQQNWQGDSLDRDEENNRIQHLAEIANFLGITPSVDTEAIQGRGSYEERVELLRLIVDLVEASCYADNPEWSVDEQLAKDVQLVDSIAEKQAQIFSEECKLFPADVQIQSIYPLPDIAELELKLSEYTKKMSNLQQMVQELASKYDYNPNEDYAETELKLREHLQSFLETVKSFNTIYTKEIHPWTHMMEVPQLHGFGPAANRLLEAYNTLLKFLGNLRSLRDSYTAMAAGSLSASNEPSSVTKIISDCESALTFLNHSLSILSTSVAREQGETL